One Bombus pyrosoma isolate SC7728 linkage group LG9, ASM1482585v1, whole genome shotgun sequence genomic window carries:
- the LOC122571195 gene encoding uncharacterized protein LOC122571195, producing MRVSLAICCLLFVAGAICDDKVEAFIEAYKEDIISCLEEAEIPQDQIKTFAVNDLEGEERTKWGCVKACFMKRLNIMTDGQIQIDKLKDVMDKKFSKESDSTAEDIDQMKKCVEEVAGKTDECDIAFEFSRCMTPA from the exons ATGAGAGTTAGCTTGGCTATCTGTTGCCTCCTCTTCGTTGCG GGAGCCATATGTGATGATAAGGTAGAAGCATTCATAGAAGCTTACAAAGAAGATATAATATCTTGTCTGGAAGAAGCCGAGATTCCGCAAG ATCAAATTAAGACGTTTGCTGTTAACGACTTGGAAGGTGAGGAAAGGACCAAATGGGGATGCGTGAAAGCCTGTTTTATGAAACGCCTAAACATT ATGACGGACGGTCAGATCCAAATAGACAAATTAAAAGACGTTATGGATAAGAAATTTAGCAAAGAGTCAGACTCAACTGCGGAAGACATCGATCAGATGAAGAAATGTGTGGAAGAAG TTGCGGGGAAAACCGACGAGTGCGACATCGCTTTCGAGTTTTCACGCTGCATGACGCCGGCTTAA
- the LOC122571194 gene encoding uncharacterized protein LOC122571194: MKSLLVGICLLLTIAVIQADFIDTYLELSKVPTLKCAKTIGYTETDPRVIFDQEVKLGVDKASCLRSCILKSMNMLKDSKINLEMINEFIKIVHNEEPEKIEPMKKNAAECLDQVKDMTDDCKMAFSFIECYMNKY, translated from the exons ATGAAGAGTCTTCTGGTTGGCATCTGTCTTTTGTTAACTATA gCAGTTATCCAAGCAGATTTCATCGACACTTACTTGGAGCTTTCGAAGGTTCCTACTCTAAAGTGTGCGAAAACAATTGGCTACACTGAAA cgGACCCAAGGGTAATATTTGACCAGGAGGTAAAACTGGGAGTGGACAAAGCTTCGTGTTTAAGATcgtgtatattaaaatctatGAACATG TTGAAAGACTCGAAGATAAATTTAGAGATGATAAACGAGTTCATCAAGATCGTGCACAACGAAGAACCTGAGAAGATCGAACCTATGAAGAAAAATGCAGCTGAATGCCTTGATCAAG TTAAAGATATGACGGACGATTGCAAGATGGCTTTCTCCTTCATTGAATGTTATATGAACAAGTATTAA
- the LOC122571192 gene encoding uncharacterized protein LOC122571192: protein MKTLVTFTCLLAAVTIVRGMDQDVVIGKYMEYLMPDIKPCADELNIAEDTATNIQQPKADADIRKMGCLKACVMKRLNVLQGFDFNMDPVYKMIEIVHAGNDDDIKLVKNIANECSAGTKGETDECNIGNKYVDCYIEKLFN from the exons ATGAAGACCCTTGTGACTTTTACCTGCCTGTTGGCCGCCGTG ACGATCGTGCGCGGTATGGATCAGGACGTCGTAATCGGAAAATACATGGAGTACTTGATGCCGGATATCAAACCGTGCGCCGACGAGCTTAACATCGCAGAAG ATACTGCAACGAACATCCAGCAACCGAAAGCTGACGCTGACATCAGGAAAATGGGTTGCCTGAAAGCCTGTGTGATGAAACGACTGAACGTG TTGCAAGGCTTCGATTTCAATATGGATCCGGTGTACAAAATGATAGAAATCGTTCACGCTGGCAACGACGATGATATTAAACTTGTGAAGAACATCGCAAATGAATGCAGTGCTGGCA CCAAAGGAGAAACAGACGAGTGCAACATCGGTAACAAATACGTAGACTGTTACATAGAGAAGTTGTTCAACTAA
- the LOC122571197 gene encoding uncharacterized protein LOC122571197, whose amino-acid sequence MKGYLAILVHVLSANILVQASHLTQFTKMLNINIKDIRQCLHQSNLTDMDLIRLDIIFQEENISQKSYEDAVSDFGCFIICVLDKAHMVEDKNIRFEYLLETAKRNNFPTATNQTLNECCEKAQEQDDICKSGFVFATCSIKQAGL is encoded by the exons ATGAAAGGATATCTCGCGATTCTTGTCCACGTTCTTTCCGCAAAC ATACTCGTTCAAGCAAGCCATCTAACACAATTCACAAAGATGttaaacattaatataaaGGATATACGGCAATGTTTGCACCAGAGCAATCTAACTGAca TGGATTTGATAAGGTTGGACATCATTTTCCAAGAGGAAAATATATCACAGAAAAGCTACGAAGACGCCGTGTCGGACTTCGGTTGTTTCATTATATGCGTTCTCGACAAAGCTCACATG GTGGAAGACAAGAATATTcggtttgaatatttattagaaacggCGAAACGCAACAATTTCCCCACAGCCACGAATCAAACATTGAACGAATGTTGCGAAAAGG CGCAAGAACAGGACGACATTTGTAAGAGTGGATTCGTTTTTGCAACTTGCTCCATAAAACAAGCGGGactataa
- the LOC122571190 gene encoding uncharacterized protein LOC122571190 has protein sequence MCSSSANTLRISITKNASMKTVVALFCVLYFVCCEVTANETSDTCLKQMGLSIADLPSLAHDNSPEVARKRGCLEACVMQKMGLMDGNVINTQKIDELLDNIIPDGENKEIVRNNVHQCAKDAVNDDQCLVAQNFAQCGLEHLKLTARQLLSRIS, from the exons ATGTGCTCTTCTTCTGCAAACACTTTGCGTATCAGTATCACGAAAAACGCAAGCATGAAGACTGTCGTCGCTCTTTTCTGCGTACTTTACTTCGTATGCTGCGAG GTTACTGCCAATGAGACGTCAGACACGTGCTTGAAACAAATGGGTCTTAGCATCG CTGATCTCCCAAGTTTAGCTCACGACAACAGCCCTGAGGTAGCGAGAAAACGTGGATGCCTCGAAGCTTGTGTGATGCAGAAGATGGGTCTG ATGGACGGCAACGTTATTAACACGCAGAAGATCGACGAACTGCTCGACAATATAATCCCTGACGGTGAGAACAAGGAGATCGTTCGCAATAATGTACACCAATGTGCCAAGGATG CTGTGAACGACGACCAGTGTCTGGTTGCTCAAAACTTCGCTCAATGTGGCCTGGAACACTTGAAACTCACCGCTCGTCAGCTGCTATCaagaatttcataa
- the LOC122571196 gene encoding uncharacterized protein LOC122571196, whose protein sequence is MKTAVALFCVLYVVCCGVTANEMSETCLKQMGLNIFDLGNLIRDNSPEGIRTRGCFEGCLMQKIGLMDGNVINLRKIDEQIDRAYPDSEKKDIIRDTVHQCAYSAANDDQCVVAQNFGRCGLDQLRFAELAHRLT, encoded by the exons ATGAAGACTGCCGTCGCTCTTTTCTGCGTACTTTACGTCGTATGTTGCGGG gTTACTGCCAATGAGATGTCCGAGACGTGCTTGAAACAAATGGGTCTTAATATCT TCGACCTAGGAAACTTAATTCGCGACAACAGCCCAGAGGGAATAAGAACACGAGGATGCTTCGAAGGTTGTCTGATGCAAAAGATAGGTCTG ATGGATGGCAACGTTATTAATCTACGTAAGATCGACGAGCAGATCGACAGAGCATATCCTGACAGTGAGAAGAAGGACATCATTCGTGATACCGTACACCAATGTGCCTATAGTG CTGCAAACGACGACCAATGCGTGGTTGCCCAAAACTTTGGCAGATGTGGCCTAGATCAACTGAGATTCGCTGAACTCGCTCATCGATTGACATAA